CTCCATTTAAATTATAGATTTTTAGGTGTCCATTTGAACCACCTGAAACTATTTTATCGCCATAAAAACCGTAAGCTCTATGTCTTAATCCAGTTGTTGAATCTCTAACTATTTTTGCAGTTGTAACACCATTTTTTTGAATATTTAGAACAGCATCAGAGTAGCCATAACTCCCACCTGCTGAATGATAAAGAGACCAATTTTTATAAGTTGTTGAGATTCGAGAATAACTATTTTTTCTATTTTTAGAAACAGTTGAAACTCTAAAACTATCTAAATTAAATGCTTTTTGAATATCACCAAGATGATTTTTTAATTCATATTGATTTACAGATTTATTACCAAAACCGAGCCAATTATCTTTTAGACCGACACTCCAAACAGTTTGACCAGTTCCAATAATTGAGTTTTCAAACGAGTAACTATCGCTATTGTGAATATTCCAGATATAGATCTCATTGTTATTTCCACCACCAGAAATAGCCGTTGAGTTATCCAAAAAATTAACAGCTTGAGTTAAATTTGAGTGTTTTTTAAAACTTTTAATTTTTGAATAATTTCTTGTTTCATAAATATTTGTATTTCGTGGAACATCGCCAGTTCCTGCAATTAGATATTTTCCATTTGGTGAAAAATTGAGACCAACAGGAACTGTTTCAGAGTCGATTTTTTTCATTAGATTTAGATTTTTATCAAAAATCAGAATCTGATTCCCAAAACCACAAGT
This is a stretch of genomic DNA from Thiovulum sp. ES. It encodes these proteins:
- a CDS encoding WD40 repeat-containing protein (PFAM: WD domain, G-beta repeat), which translates into the protein MDNRIAIHSLNGELLKSYTHSHKLMYLATNSENIATCGFGNQILIFDKNLNLMKKIDSETVPVGLNFSPNGKYLIAGTGDVPRNTNIYETRNYSKIKSFKKHSNLTQAVNFLDNSTAISGGGNNNEIYIWNIHNSDSYSFENSIIGTGQTVWSVGLKDNWLGFGNKSVNQYELKNHLGDIQKAFNLDSFRVSTVSKNRKNSYSRISTTYKNWSLYHSAGGSYGYSDAVLNIQKNGVTTAKIVRDSTTGLRHRAYGFYGDKIVSGGSNGHLKIYNLNGEEIANLVGHTGEVWSIAIEGDRLVSGSKDQTIRVWDLSKIKNYVPKREIDEDFISEIKKATSWTRQQILERKDFIKQKTGVSIYKANAKSMQPQLSLFIDKNSEWVAWTPENFYTGSEKGDDLIGFHINQGSEHEAFWLPISELSELNRPDLVKKSINGKDLSKYSEKVNIN